The Nitrosarchaeum sp. region TGTTCCATAGAATCTCTTTTACGTATGGTGACAGTTTGATCTTCTAGAGTTTGATAATCTACAGTTATTGCAAATGGAGAACCAATCTCATCTAATCTTCTATATCTTCTTCCGATTGCTCCTGAATGATCCAAAAATGCATCACATTTTCTTTTAATTTGTAGATAAATATCGTCGGTTTTTTCTTTTAGTCCGTCTTTTTTTATCAAGGATAAAACTCCTACATGAACAGGCGACAAATATGGTTTTAGAGATAGAACAATTCTATCATTTTCTTTATCATCTTTCAAACTATGCTCTAAAATTGTGTATAGACTCCTGTCAATTCCCATTGAAATCTCAAAGATATGTGGCAATACTTTTTCATCATTGTCCATGACCTCAAATTTTTCATTGCTTTTCTTTGCATGGCTTGAAAGATCATAGTCTGATCTATAATTACATGCAACTAATTCAAGCCATCCTATTGTTGTTTCAACTTCAAAGTCAAATGCAACCTCAGCATAGAATGCTTTTTCTTTATCTCCGAGTTTTCTAAATCTACTTTTTGTTACATCAATGCCAGTTTTTTCATAAAATTCAGTTAATATCCCAAGATAATATGCCACAAACTTGTTAGGGATTACTTTAGATTCCACTGCTTCTCTGCATGTCATAGATACTAGTTTAGTATCTGTCTGAATTCTAATTATTGTATTTTGAATCTCAGAAAATCTATCCATCTGATCTAACTTTTTTGGATTACAAAACACTTCGATTTCTGCCTGATAGAATTCTCTTAAACGAAGTAGACTTTGTCTTGGTGCTATTTCATTTCTAAAACTTTTTCCTACTTGAGCTATCCCTAATGGCAATTTTCCTCGCATTGTCTTAAAGAGTCTTGGAAAATCAACAAAGATTGATTGACATGTTTCTGGTCTAAGATATGCTTCCTCTTCTTCAGGCCCAATTCCTACTTTAAACATCATATTGAATTTTCTTGTTTTTTCAAAATCCCCCTTACATTTTGGACATTTGATGTTATTTTGCAAAACTGCATTATCAAATTCTATCAAATCCGCACTTTCAGGAATTTCAATTTTTGATATTTCAGCTATTGTTCTATCTGCTCTAAAAGTTGATTTACATTTTATACATTTTATTATTGGATCAGCAAAGTTTCCCAAATGACCTGACGCCTCAAAAACAGATTTTGACATTATCTGTGAACCATCAATTTCCATCATTCCGTCTCTTCTTATCAATTCTCTTCGCCATAATTCAAGAAATTTGTTTTTCAAACTTACGCCAGAAGGACCATATTCCCAAAACCCTGCCTGTGCATCTGCATAAATCTCACAACTTGGAAAGTAAAATCCACGCTCAAGTGCTAATTTCATGACATCTTCATAATTCATTGTATCGTATCACCAGTAACTGAATAAATTTCTACGCCAACTCCTTGACCTTTCTTATATTTTCAAAATCATCTCTAGTGTCATCAATTGGAGTTTCCAAAATTATTGGAATTTTTTTCTTGTTGGCAGTTTTTATTACTTCGGCTAATCCTTTCTCTCCAATATTTCCCAATCCTATATGATAATGTCTATCGAGGTTACAGCTAATCTCACCTTTGGCATCATTAAGATGAAGAATCTTCAAATTCTCAAATCCTACTGTGTCATCAAATTTCTTTAATGTTTCTTTGACTGATTTTTCTGTTCTTAGGTCATATCCAGAAACAAAAGCATGACATGTATCCAAACAAACACCAAACTTTTTTGATGGCTTTAATTGATTAAATATCTCTGCTAATTGTTCAAAGTTTGCACCAACAGAATTTTTTTGCCCTGCTGTGTTCTCAAGCAAAATCATAACATCATTTTTTGTTTGTCCTGCCTTGTTTAGTCCCTTAACAAGTTGTTTTATTCCAGCTTCTTTTCCTGTTCCTAGATGACTGCCTAGATGTGTAACTAAATATGGAATACCAAGTTTTCCACATCTCTCAATTTCATTAACTAGTGTATTTACAGATTTTTCAAAACCGTCTACTTTTGGCGTAGATAAATTTGGTAAATATGGCATATGAGCACATGTTGCAAATCTATCTATCATACTTGATTTTAGTTTCTCTTTGAAATTAGTAATGTCATCATTTGAAAGATCTTTTGCATGCCATCCTCTAGGATTTCTAGTAAATATCTGAAAAGCGGAACATTCTCTCTCTACTGCATTATCTACTGCTTTGTCAATTGATCCAGATATTGAAACATGACATCCGATCTGCATAATTGATATTTTTCTTAAAACATAATTTAAACCACCGTTCAAATTCAAAAATCAGATTTTTAAGTAAACTCGGTAAATTACTTTTATGCTTGAACTTGGAGCTGATGAATATGCCAAGTATCCCTTTATGGCCGATGCTGGTCAATATCTAAAGGATAAAGGTTTTCCTCTAGTTAAATTTGGAACAGATCCTGATC contains the following coding sequences:
- the glyS gene encoding glycine--tRNA ligase — protein: MNYEDVMKLALERGFYFPSCEIYADAQAGFWEYGPSGVSLKNKFLELWRRELIRRDGMMEIDGSQIMSKSVFEASGHLGNFADPIIKCIKCKSTFRADRTIAEISKIEIPESADLIEFDNAVLQNNIKCPKCKGDFEKTRKFNMMFKVGIGPEEEEAYLRPETCQSIFVDFPRLFKTMRGKLPLGIAQVGKSFRNEIAPRQSLLRLREFYQAEIEVFCNPKKLDQMDRFSEIQNTIIRIQTDTKLVSMTCREAVESKVIPNKFVAYYLGILTEFYEKTGIDVTKSRFRKLGDKEKAFYAEVAFDFEVETTIGWLELVACNYRSDYDLSSHAKKSNEKFEVMDNDEKVLPHIFEISMGIDRSLYTILEHSLKDDKENDRIVLSLKPYLSPVHVGVLSLIKKDGLKEKTDDIYLQIKRKCDAFLDHSGAIGRRYRRLDEIGSPFAITVDYQTLEDQTVTIRKRDSMEQSRIKISDLQSIIAESIAYP
- a CDS encoding deoxyribonuclease IV, yielding MQIGCHVSISGSIDKAVDNAVERECSAFQIFTRNPRGWHAKDLSNDDITNFKEKLKSSMIDRFATCAHMPYLPNLSTPKVDGFEKSVNTLVNEIERCGKLGIPYLVTHLGSHLGTGKEAGIKQLVKGLNKAGQTKNDVMILLENTAGQKNSVGANFEQLAEIFNQLKPSKKFGVCLDTCHAFVSGYDLRTEKSVKETLKKFDDTVGFENLKILHLNDAKGEISCNLDRHYHIGLGNIGEKGLAEVIKTANKKKIPIILETPIDDTRDDFENIRKVKELA